Within Streptomyces roseirectus, the genomic segment GCGCTCGGCCACCACGCGCTGGGACTGCGACAGGGCCTCCCCCATCAGCCGCCGCGCCCACAGGGCGAGCCGCCCGCCCACGCGCGGGTCGGCCTCGATGGCGGCCCGCACCCGCTCGACGGCGAACCCGGCGTGCCCGGTGTCGTCGAGGACGGCGAGGACCAGCGCGCGCGTGTCGGAGTCCAGGCGGGCCGCGACCTCCCGGTAGAAGTCGCTGGCGATCGAGTCGCCCACGTACGCCTTGACCAGGCCCTCCAGCCAGTCGGAGGGCGCGGTCTGCCGGTGGAAGCCGTCGAGCGCGGCGACGAAGGGGTCCATCGCCTCGGTCGGCTCCGCGCCGATCTCGGTGAGCCGGTCCCGCAGCCGCTCGAAGTGGTGGAACTCGGCCGACGCCATCTTCGCCAGCTCCGCCTTGTCGGCCAGCGTCGGCGCGAGCTTCGCGTCCTCCGCGAGTCGTTCGAACGCCGCGAGTTCGCCGTAGGCCAGCGCTCCGAGGAGGTCCACGACGGCGGCCCGGTACTGCGGTTCACCGACCGCCTGGTCCCAGTTCTGGGCGGCGATGCCGGTGTGCTCGGGGGTTTCGGCGGACTCGTTGGCGTGGTCAGACGTCGTCATGAAACGCACAATAGTCCGCCGACCGGACGCCGTGATCCCCGACGGTTCTCGGGGTCGTGGCCCTTACAGGAACCGGCGGTTGTCGGGGTCGTTCCCCAGGAGAACCATGACGTGACCGAATCGGCCATCACATGTGCACGATTCCGGGGTATGGTGGTAATGCGCCTGCTGGTACCTCCCCGTACCTCGCAGGCCCATGTATGAGGATGCCCGGTCGCTGGCCCGATCGGCTCCGACCCGACAGCCCTCCTGTTCCGTGCGGCACATCGCGTACGGACCGTCCGGAGGGACCCTCAGCGGTACGAGCGCTAGAGCGTCGGCAGAGGTCCCGTGCCCTACGGCTGGTCCGTAAGGCAGCCGACGTCCCCGGCACGGTCCGTCAAAGACCCCCGCGCTCGCCTCGCACCGCGTACACAGAAGAGGCAGCACCCTGACTACGACGTTCAGAGATCTCGGAATCCTTTCCGAGACCGCCGAGGCCCTGGAAGCCGTCGGCATCACCAACCCCTTCCCCATCCAGGAGATGACCCTCCCCGTCGCCCTCAGCGGCACGGACATCATCGGCCAGGCCAAGACGGGCACCGGCAAGACGCTGGGCTTCGGTCTGCCGCTCCTGGAGCGCGTCACCGTCCCCGTCGACGTCGAGGCCGGCCGCGCCGCCCCCGAGGCGCTGACGGACGCTCCGCAGGCCCTCGTCGTCGTCCCCACGCGCGAGCTGTGCACGCAGGTGACGAACGACCTGCTGACGGCCGGCAAGGTGCGTAACGTGCGCGTGACCGCGATCTACGGCGGGCGCGCGTACGAACCGCAGGTCGAGGCCCTGAAGAAGGGCGTCGACGTCGTCGTCGGCACCCCCGGGCGGCTGCTGGACCTCGCGGGGCAGAAGAAGCTCGACCTCAAGCACGTCAAGTGCCTGGTCCTCGACGAGGCCGACGAGATGCTCGACCTGGGCTTCCTGCCCGACGTCGAGAAGATCATCGGCATGCTGCCGGCGCGGCGTCAGACGATGCTGTTCTCGGCGACCATGCCGGGCGCGGTCATCGGCCTCGCGCGCCGGTACATGTCGCAGCCCACGCACATCCGCGCGACCGCGCCGGACGACGAGGGCGCGACCGTCGCGAACATCGCGCAGCACGTCTACCGCGCGCACTCGATGGACAAGCCCGAGATGGTCGCCCGCATCCTCCAGGCCGAGGGCCGGGCGCTGGCGATGATCTTCTGCCGCACGAAGCGGACGGCCGCCGACATCGCCGAGCAGCTGGAGCGGCGCGGGTTCGCCTCCGGCGCGGTCCACGGCGACCTCGGC encodes:
- a CDS encoding ferritin-like fold-containing protein produces the protein MRFMTTSDHANESAETPEHTGIAAQNWDQAVGEPQYRAAVVDLLGALAYGELAAFERLAEDAKLAPTLADKAELAKMASAEFHHFERLRDRLTEIGAEPTEAMDPFVAALDGFHRQTAPSDWLEGLVKAYVGDSIASDFYREVAARLDSDTRALVLAVLDDTGHAGFAVERVRAAIEADPRVGGRLALWARRLMGEALSQSQRVVAERDALSTMLVGGVADGFDLAEVGRMFSRITEAHTKRMAALGLAA